In Salmo salar chromosome ssa03, Ssal_v3.1, whole genome shotgun sequence, a single genomic region encodes these proteins:
- the LOC106600664 gene encoding splicing factor, arginine/serine-rich 19, whose protein sequence is MSNPIGKEVSGLTVWCRSNNLFFNVSKEMIVDYREPELRDDKLVFEKRHLVWEEDMQFLDRKGTYQCLFLCNWTEKDSSEEETDEDEERSRTRLRCYQGDRESPDDEPSELGAVITATPETLPCLVHLHCSPQHLLDSSDLEVELTAEVRVEGSSLLSILSTVTPGIGNRKSGKLLGCSFIPGPQHPSSTHNPRLQGVLTGLQLSPSPSPILAMDLTRIPGLKGMPAVPPPHGITETAKSPLPSSTSPSSPSSSPASPPSSSSSSPGAVATSYHNDIQEGRANSVMMGDVVSSTSASLAPPSSHSDPPFSSSDPLLCLSPPPVGTDGQKEGETEIYDPFHPTEGEREGGAAEEEEEGEKYDPFDPTGSPPSEREEEERATGGGRERGNSVSSKGSDARGKKRKAETGRTGGEEKDNAPPDSTDTLSVLPLSPRSLPLPLRRRLDRTKEPRVKVRDRREKADHSDHSEIEEGEIVGATERDGGNREERGREGIVPLVLPISSGSPFLHGGAKPERILRVLDGDSFVSVRAEGDWAGPVMPGREDGEPMEEDEEEEEEEEVVVGAGDLRRKLVSRRKARYRSSFPSSLSPQHLPLSPHTLLLPSPPSTAEKDKSRKSSKSSKERERRKRKEGKVGEEEESRRRRKKRKEKDGGGEKSGERKERHRERERGRRSEKEKKTKVEERGRSSRSDSRKRKKRRWSTPESSARPRSQNSSVQQTHGGRSWSNTSEDQHRERDGDRDRYRDRDGERDGARDKDRKKDDTRRRERDGDSSRIKRERERDGVRESTSRERGSSKRSKGSIERRHRDRHRDRDRHRDRHRHRDRDRERDRDRERDRERDRHRDRDRERDRGQRRRQGKT, encoded by the exons AGTTGAGGGATGATAAGCTAGTGTTTGAGAAGAGGCATCTGGTGTGGGAGGAGGACATGCAGTTCCTGGACAGAAAGGGGACATATCA gtgcCTGTTTCTGTGTAACTGG ACAGAGAAAGACTCCAGCGAAGAGGAGACAGATGAGGATGAAGAAAGGAGTAGGACGAGGTTGAGGTGTTACCAAGGTGATAGGGAGAGCCCAGATGACGAGCCTAGCGAGCTG GGAGCTGTCATTACTGCAACCCCCGAAACGCTTCCCTGCCTGGTCCATCTTCACTGCTCTCCACAGCATCTCCTTGACAG TTCTGACCTTGAAGTCGAGTTGACAGCTGAGGTAAGAGTGGAAGGCTCGTCACTGCTCAGTATCTTGTCCACTGTCACCCCTGGTATAGGCAACAGGAAGTCAGGTAAATTATTG GGTTGCTCTTTTATCCCCGGCCCTCAGCATCCCTCCTCCACTCACAACCCCAGGCTCCAGGGAGTACTGACTGGACTGCAGCTTTCCCCAAGCCCATCTCCCATCCTGGCCATGGATTTAACTCGAATCCCAGGCCTTAAAGGGATGCCTGCCGTCCCTCCTCCTCACGGGATCACAGAGACTGCCAAGAGCCCCCtgccctcctccacatctccctcctctccttcctcctctcctgcctccccaccttcctcttcatcctcctctcctggagCTGTGGCAACCAGCTACCACAACGACATCCAGGAGGGAAGGGCCAACAGCGTGATGATGGGTGACGTAGTGTCCTCCACTTCCGCCTCCctggctcccccctcctctcactctgacccccctttctcctcctctgatCCCTTGTTatgtctctccccaccccctgTGGGCACCGACGGACAAAAAGAGGGCGAGACGGAGATCTACGACCCTTTTCACCCtacggaaggagagagggagggaggagcggccgaggaggaggaggaaggggaaaaGTACGACCCCTTTGATCCGACCGGCTCTCCcccctcagagagagaggaggaggagcgagcgacagggggagggagggagagagggaacagcgTGAGCAGCAAGGGGAGCGATGCCAGAGGGAAGAAAAGGAAGGCAGAGacggggaggacaggaggagaggagaaagacaatgcTCCTCCAGACTCCACGgacactctctctgttctcccgcTCTCCCcgcgctccctccctctccccctccggaGGAGGCTGGACCGAACCAAAGAGCCCCGGGTGAAAGTacgggacaggagagagaaggcgGACCACTCGGACCACTCTGAAATTGAGGAGGGTGAGATCGTGGGGGCCACCGAGAGGGACGGAGggaatagggaggagagaggccGGGAAGGAATCGTTCCTCtcgtcctccccatctcctccggCAGTCCTTTCCTCCACGGGGGAGCTAAGCCGGAGAGGATCCTGAGGGTGCTGGATGGGGATAGCTTTGTGTCGGTGCGGGCTGAGGGGGACTGGGCGGGGCCGGTGATGCCTGGCAGGGAGGATGGGGAGCCcatggaggaggatgaggaagaagaagaagaagaagaggtggTGGTCGGGGCGGGAGATCTTAGGAGGAAGCTGGTCAGCCGGCGTAAAGCAAGATACCGTTCCTCCTTCCCTTCTTCCCTCTCACCTCAGCACCTCCCATTGTCTCCTCACACCCTCCTTCTGccttcccccccctccactgccgAGAAGGACAAGAGCCGCAAGTCCTCCAAGAGCTCCAAGGAGAGGGAGCGGCGCAAGCGGAAGGAGGGCAaggtaggggaggaggaggagagtaggaggaggaggaagaaaaggaaagagaaggatggtggaggagagaagagtggTGAGAGGAAGGAAAGAcacagggaaagggagagggggcggcggagtgagaaagagaagaaaacaaaggtggaggagagagggaggagcagcAGAAGCGATagcaggaagaggaagaagagacgATGGAGCACCCCGGAATCTTCAGCACGCCCCCGCTCACAGAACTCCTCAGTGCAGCAAACGCACGGGGGTCGCTCCTGGTCAAACACTTCAGAGgaccaacacagagagagagatggggacagagaccgGTACAGAGACCGAGATGGGGAACGAGATGGAGCTCGAGACAAGGACAGAAAGAAAGATGACACCcggagaagggagagggatggagactcGAGCCGgataaagagggaaagagagcgagacggCGTCCGCGAATCGACCAGCCGAGAAAGAGGCAGCTCCAAGAGGTCCAAAGGAAGCATAGAACGAAGGCACCGGGACAGGCACCGGGACAGGGACAGGCACCGGGACAGGCACAGGCAccgggacagggacagagaaagggacagggacagagaaagggacagagagcggGACAGGCaccgagacagggacagagaaagggacaggggTCAGAGAAGAAGACAGGGAAAGACGTAG